A region of the Terriglobia bacterium genome:
CGGTTTTGACGGCATCACCACGCTTTCGGAAGACGTGGAAAATCCGAAACGCAACGTGCTGCTGGCTACGGTGCTAGTGTGTCTTTTCACCGGCATCTTCGCCGGCATTGAGGTTTATCTGGGGCAACGCATATGGCCCAACTGGCACACCTTCCCCAACCTGGAAACGGCCTTTATGGATGTCTGCCAGCGCGTGGGCGGCATGCCTCTGTTCCAGGCCATGGGAGCGATCCTGGTGCTGGCAGCTCTCGGCAGCGGACTGACGGGTGGACTTGGCGCAGCCCGGCTGCTATTCGGCATGGGGCGTGACGGAGTGCTTCCGCGAAAGTTCTTCGGCCATCTTCACCCCAACACCAGCACACCAACCTACAACATTCTTCTCATTGGACTGGTGGCTTTCGTCGGCGCGGTGTCGCTGAATTACGTCGGTAATGCTTACGAGCACGCGGCCGAGCTGCTGAATTTCGGCGCTTTCCTGGCCTTTATGGGGGTGAACTTATCGACCTTCTGGCACTTCTCGATTGTCCTGCGCAGCGGCCGCCGGCGCATTCTGGGTGACGCCATCCTCCCTCTTATCGGTTTCGTCTTCTGTGCGCTGATCTGGTGGAACCTGAACATCCTGGCCAAAGCCGTGGGCGGCATCTGGTTTGCCATCGGAATCACTTACATCGTCTATTCCACAAAGGGATTCCGCCTCAAACCCAGGATGATCGACTTCAGCGAAACGTAGTCGCAGTGCCCGCGCTCCACCAAGCCTTCCGCAAGGTGAGGGACAGACGTTCGTCTTTTCCCTACACTTCCTCTCGCACCACAAAAGGTTCGCGATAGTGCCCGCGCAGCATGTGGTCCGCTTCTTCATCCCCGATAACTTCCTGCTTAACGGGATCAAAATTCAGAGTGCGGCCCAGACGGTAGGAAGCGTTCGCCAGATGGACCAGCGTGCATGAGATGTGCCCCTCTTCGATGGGCGCATTCAGGTCTTCCTTCTTGCGGCTGCGAACACAATCTATAAAGTTGCCCCAGTTATTTCCGCCTTGACTGGCGCCAGGTCCCGGTTCATGCGCCGGGCCCAGCCACGACCTGTAAGACGCAAAGCTTTCATTGTCCGACGCTGTGTAACCCTTGGAGCCGTAGAAGATGTTACCCACGGTGCCAAAGGGGCCACGCGGCCGACGAGGTTCCTTCCTGGGCGGGCCGATGAAGCCTGGAATTTCGACGCCAAAGCCGGGCGTGCCAATGTCCGCCTCGTGGTTGGTAATCCAGTGGCGCACCTCGAATTCCAGCATCTTGCGCTTCCCGTCCGGCATGTCAAATTCAAAAACGGAACTCAGAGTATTGGGCGTTTGCTGATCGTCACGGAACATGAAATGCCCGCCGATGGCCGATACTTTATTTGGAAAGCCGACTCCCAGCCCCCAGCGGGCAACATCCATCTGGTGGATGCCTTGGTTGCCAATGTCGCCGTTCCCGTAATCCCAGAACCAGTGCCAGTTGTAGTGAAAATGGTTGCGGGTGAAGTCATGGAGCGGCGCCGGTCCCGTCCACAGATCATAGTGGACGCCCGCAGGGACCGGCTCGACGGCAGTGTGGCCGATAGTGTCGCGCCAGTTGTAGCAAAGGCCGCGGGCCAGATAGACTTCGCCAATCAGGCCGTCACGCAGCTTCTGCACTTCTTCAATAATCGCCTCTTCTGAACGCGAATTGGTGCCGTGCTGGACAATCCGATTGTACTTCTGCGCAGCCTTCACAAGCTGGTGGCCGTCCCACCAGTTATGCGAGCACGGCTTTTCAACGTAAACATCCTTTCCCGCCTGGCAGCCCCAGATGGCGAGCAGAGAATGCCAGTGGTTCGGCGCGGCGATCGAAATGGCGTCGATGGATTTGTCTTCCATCAGCTTCCGCGCGTCGATATAGGTGGCGGGTCGCCGCAGCGCCATCTTGTCCATGTCCGACAGGCGCCCGGCAATAATGTTTTCGTCCACGTCACAGACGGCGGCGACTTGAGCGTTCGCCAGGCGTGAATATTCCTTGACGTGCTCGAACCCTTGCCCCCGTATGCCGCACACGCCAACGCGCACACGGTCATTAGCTCCGAAAACCCTGTCCGGACGTGTAATAAAAGTGATTCCCGCAGGAACCGCCAGCCCTGCGGTTGAATCGACCGCCGTTTTGAATGAGTTCCTTTTTATCTCTTTTTCAGTGCCGCTCATCACTCCTCCCGCAATCAGTTTGTGCTTTCAGCATCAGGTTACCCGCTTTGCGGCGGTCGCATCATCCCGAATGGATTTTGTATGAGAACTTCCGCAACCTTCCCAATTCGCTTCGGTACCCTACGATGAACTCACGCCCCCGTGCCAGACCGATTCGGCCCCGGGCCCCGAGCGCGCAGTGACAACTTCAATCAGATAAGGTTTCCCTTTGCGGGTCACCGCCTTTCCGCGCTCGAGCGCCGGTTTCAGCTGGTGCGCATGATCAACTCTCACTCCGCTCACGCCCTGGCTTCCTGCCAAGGCGACAAAGTCAATATCAGGTTCGCCCAGATACGTCGCGGCGTAATGCCCCTCCGCCGCCATCCTGCCCTTATATCCGTCATAAACCAGGCGCACCGTCTGGTAGTTGTGGTTGTTTGCGACAACTGTGAGCACGGGAATGTTGTAGCGGGCCTGCGTCCAGAAGCCTGACGCGCTGTACATCACCGCGCCGTCGCCGATGAAGCAGACAACCTGCCGACTCGGCGTCCCCAGCTTCGCGCCCGTCGCAGCCCCAACGCCCCATCCAAGACTGGCTCCTGCCGTGCCGATAAACACCTGCTCGTTTTCGCGGAAACCAAACGCAAAGGGCCCATAGGGAGCCGTGGTATTCTCGCAAACCACAATTGCGTCTGCATCCAGGGAGTCCGCCAGGATCTGCGACAATTCATCCGGGTGAATGGGCCTCTGGCCAAAGTTCTCCTGCCGCGCCGCGCGATCCTGCTGGGCTGCCTCCGCCGTGAATGCCGAGATTTCTGCCGAACGTCCGTCGGCGATTGCGTTGCGGTTCTCCGAAGCGAGAAGACTTCTTGCATCTTCAAGCAGTTCCCTCAGCGATTCCTTGATATCGCCAACCAGTGCCAGGTCGGTTGGATAATTTCGGCCCATCGCGGCAGTATTCATCCCGATTCGCACCACGCGCACGCCGGCCGGCACGTCATTGGTCTGCAGCACCGCGCGATCGCCGAAGTCCCGGCAGCCGATCGAGACCATCAGGTCCACTCCTCGCTTCACCCAGTCGGAACTCGCCCGGAAGTTGCCCAGGTAATGCGGGTGGCGGACCGGAAAGCTATGGAACGCTCGAAATGGAGAGTCCATGGCGAGCCCCTTCGCAACTATTTCAGCCTGGGCCGTCACCTGGTCCGCCACCGGCAGCCCCAGTTCCTCCGAAAGCTTCAGGAGATCCATCTGCGCTCCCGCTTTCCACACGTCATCCCCGATCACCAGCAGCGGCTGACTGGATTCCACAAGCCATCTGGCTGCCTGCTCCACTGACGCCTTCGAAGGACGCGTGCACGCTTTCAACAGAAATCGTTCGGCGGGCAGCACCTGCGCCCGGGTTCCCCGGCTCTCCAGCGCCGCGTCCTTCATCGCCAGGTAGACCGGCCCGCGGGGCTCGGTGGTCGCTTCTTTGAATGCCCGTCGGACCATCAGTGGCAGCAGGGCTGGCTCGCGAACTTCCCAGCACATCTTGGTGAACGGCCGCACGATCTCTTTTTGGCTGAACCCGGGCGGCGCAGCCAGTTGGACTTCATCACTCCCGGTCTCGCTATCCAGCAGGCCAGCAGTCACCACCAAAGCGGAGCCGTCCCAGTGCGCGTTATAGAGCTGTCCCATCATCTGGGCCGATCCCACCACTGCGTGTACGTTCACGAAACCCGGCTTGCCGGTCACCCGGTGGTAGCCATCTGCCATGGACAGCACAATCCCTTCGTGCAGGCCCAGAATCACGCGCATCGAGGGCACATCCGTCAGCGCGTCATACAAGCCGGACTCAAACGACCCGGGGTTAGCAAAGACATACTCCACTCCGGCCGCTCGGGCCTGCGCCACTACAAGTTCTCCTCCGCTCCCCTCTACCGTGGAAGTGGAAGCCTCCGCGACCGAAGCCGAGCCTTCCGGTGAGTTTGTTTCGGCTCCTTGCTGCGATTTTTCAGAGTTGAAATTGTCTTCCACTGCTTACCCGCCCCCGGGCTCCCGTACAAGTCGGAATGGCGTTCCGATTATGCAGAAGATACCACAGCCTGCGGCGATGGGAGTTTCTTTCGCGAAAATCAGCCGTTTGACTTCCTGCAGGGGTCGTGAAATGAAAAGGCGGGGGCAGATGCCATGCTGGGCGCGGGCATTGGTCTTTAGTTCCCTGAATCAGTATCCTCTGAGGTTTCTTGCTCCGGGAGGGTCCGCCCAGCATGACAGGTTTGGTGTCCGCGTGCCTGCGACTTCGGCAACGTTGCGTCAGGCGGCTTTGCGGACAGAAATCTTCTCGACCGTTGAATTGGTTACCTCGTAGGTTTGAAGCTCCGGTTGGCCGTCCGTGAACTTCTCCAGGGATTTCAAAACGTCGGCATATCCCTGGCGGTTGTACGCCTCGGCGTGTTCCTTGTTGTCCCACAGGCTGATGCCGACGGCTTCTTTACCATCGTTTGAGACCATCACAATTTCACCGGTAAATCCGAGGAATTTCTTCAGAGCGGGGATCGTCTCGGTGTCGATGGCTCGCACAAAGCCCGGCCGGCCGTCAGCCTTCAGATGCATTCGGACATGTCTTGCAAACATAGTCGTCCTCCTTCAATCAAGATAGGATTTGACCCTTATAGTATAATCCCGACAGCACCTCACGCCTGTGGCCATGACCACAAGAAATTCGACTGCGGCCGGCAGAGCTGCGGCGCCCGGGCGTTCAGCGCCCGGGGCCAGTTCCTTTGGGCACAAGGAGTTCCGCGTCGCCTGCGGATCGGTTTGACTTCACGGGTTGCCGTGGGATACTCTCAAAATGATCGGTTTTTCCGCCTTTTATGCGGCATTTCGGGACCCCGGGCATGCGAAGAGTTTACCTCGACAACAATGCGACCACCGCCGTCGCGCCTGAAGTACTTGAGGCGATGAAGCCATACTTTCTGGTTGATTACGGCAACGCCTCGTCCATCCATCTTCGGGGGCAGCGCGCCCGGTCCGCCGTCGAAGCAAGCCGCGAGCAGCTTGCCCGCCTCCTGAATGCCCGGCCGAGCGAAATTGTGTTCACCAGCGGCGGGACGGAATCCGACAATCAGTCTCTGTTCGGCATTGTGCGGGCCTCGAGGTCTGAGGCGAAGCACGTCATCACCACCACCATCGAGCACTCGGCCGTTCTGCACACGGCGAAGGAGCTCGAGAAGCGCGGCGTGCGCGTTACGTATATTCCCGTTGGGTCGGGCGGAGTGGTCGATCCGGCTGACGTGGAAAAGGCCATCCGGCCCGAGACCGTATTGATTTCCGCGATGCACGCCAACAACGAAATCGGAACCATCCAGCCGCTCGAAGAGATAGGGCGCATCGCCCGCGAGCACGATATTCATTTCCATACGGACGCCGTACAGTCGGTCGGCAAAATTCCCGTGGACGTTGAACGCCTGGGCGTCGATCTGCTCTCGCTTTCCGCGCACAAGCTGAACGGGCCCAAGGGCGTTGGCGCTCTCTACGTTCGCAAGGGAACCATCCTGCGGCCGTTGATGTACGGCGGCCATCATGAGCGTGACCGGCGCCCCGGCACGGAAAACGTTCCCGGGATTGTTGGCCTGGGCAAAGCCGCCGAACTCGCGGGCAGACATCTCGCCGACGGTATGAGAAGCGTCGGCCGGCTGCGCGACCGGCTGGAAGAAAGAATTCTTTCCTGCGTTCCACTGGCGACTGTTTCCGGCGATACCACGCGACGGCTGCCGACCACCAGCAACATCAGCTTCGATTACATCGAAGGCGAGGGCTTTGTGATCGCCATGGACTTGAAAGGCGTGGAATGTTCCACCGGAGCGGCGTGTTCGTCGGGTTCTGTCGAGCCTTCGCACGTGCTCACCGCTATCGGCCGAAAGCCGGAGCAGGCGCGCTCGAGCATTCGCTTTAGCCTGGGCCGCTTCAACACCTCCGAGGATGTCGATTACGCTCTGGAAGTGCTGCCGGGAGTGGTGGAACAACTTCGCTCGCTTTCTCCACACTACAAAAAAGATGCCATCAGCGCTCAAGCCTGAGGAGCATGAGCCTCGGCATGGGCTGAACGCAGAGTTTTGATTCCAATGACAATTGCAGTAGCCATGAGCGGCGGCGTGGACAGTTCCGTGGCCGCGGCGCTGCTGGCTGAAAACAACTCGACCGCCGATTCCAATGGCCCGTCCGCCGTCGTCGGCATGACCATGCAGCTCTGGAACCAGCGGCGCCTGCCTGCGCTGCTGGGTTCTGAGGAAGGCGAACCCGGACGCGCCAGCGGACGCTGTTGCTCACTCGACGATGTGTATGACGCGCGCCGCGTGGCCAGCTTTCTGGGACTGCCGTACTACGTGGTCAACCTAGAAGACCGCTTCGAGGAGGGCGTGGTGCGGCCCTTTGTGGAAAGTTACCTGGCGGGCGAAACTCCCATCCCCTGCAGCCTTTGCAACACGGAAATCAAGTTTGCCGAGTTCATCGAGACCGCGCGCAAGGTTGGGGCCGAAAAAATAGCCACGGGGCATTACGCGCGCGTCGAGCAGAACCGGGATTCCGGCCGGTATCGCCTGTTGGCCGGCCGCGATCCTGCCAAGGACCAGTCGTATTTCCTCTTTGGCCTCACCCAGCAGCAGCTTGCGCGCACGCTGTTTCCGCTGGGTGAATTCACCAAGCAGGAAGTCCGCGCCATGGCGCGCGACAGGAACCTGCCCGTGGCCGAAAAGCCCGATAGCCAGGAGATCTGCTTTGTTCCCACAGGCAACTACCGCCGGTTTATCGATGCCTACTTGAGCGAGCAGGGAATGAAGATCGAGGAGACAGCAGGCGACCTAGTCACCACTGACGGCCGCGTCCTTGGTCGCCACGAGGGACTTGGAAACTACACCGTGGGCCAGAGGAAAGGATTGGGAATCGCCATGGGAACTCCGCTCTACGTCATTGGCCTCGACCGCACCCGCAACCGCGTGGTGGTGGGTTCAAACGATGAACTGCTGCAGAGGCGCCTGCTGGTTCGCGAGATCAACTGGATACGCCCGGCAAGCGGGGGCGATTCCTTCGAGGCGCTCGTCAAGATCCGCAACAAGCACGCCCCTGCCGCGGCCCGCGTTGAGGCCCGCTCGGGCGGTGAAGCGATGGTCGAATTCGCTTCGCCTCAGCGTGCCATCACGCCAGGCCAGGCCGCTGTTTTTTACGATGGTGATGAGCTTATTGGGGGCGGATGGATTTCGCGCGTGGTCGATTGACGCCTGCGGTGGCAGGATGGCTAGCCTTAGCTCCTGCGTCCACGCGACCCGGGGAATGAGATGCGTTCGAGCTATGTGGCAACTTGGGGCTTGTTTTTATGTGTGTTCTTCTCGCGTTTGCCGGGCGCTTACGGGCAGAACGCAAGCGGCTCGCGCACCTTCGATTTTACCTATGATGTCGCTCTGAAAGAAATTCCGCCAAAGACGCGGCAAGTGCGCATCTGGATTCCGCTGGCCTCGACGAACACGCACCAGACTGCGCGAATCCTTAAAATTTCCTCTTCTGTTCCCGGCCGTATTACTCGCGAGGCGATTTATGGAAACCGTATGCTCTATGCAACGATGCTGCCGCCATACCCCGCAAAGAGCGAGTTCAAGATTGTTTATCGAATTACGCGGAAGTCCTGGTCCGAGGGAGATTACGCCAGCCTGCAGCGGTACAATCAGGACCCACCGCTCAACCCCGACCTGATGGCGCGCTATCTTGGGCCTAACCGTCTGGTTCCGACGGGCGGAACCATCGCACAAATCGCGCACGCAACGACACAAGGCAAACAGGGGGAAATCGATAAAGCCTATGCGCTGTACAACTACGTCTTTGATAACATGCGCTATGACAAGTCGGGCATAGGGTGGGGACGCGGTGACGCCCTGTGGGCTTGCGATGCGAAGCACGGAAACTGTACCGATTTCCATTCGCTCTTTATTGCACTCGCGCGCGCGGAAAAGGTCCCCGCTGGCTTTGATATTGGGTTTCCTCTGCCCGCGAATACCAGTGAGGGAAGTGTTCCCGGCTATCACTGCTGGGCCAGGTTCTATGTTGGCGGCTTGGGGTGGGTGCCGGTGGATATCTCGGAGGCCTGGCTCAACCCCTCCAGGCGCGATTTTTACTTTGGAAGCCTGGATGCTAATCGAGTTGAATTCTCAACAGGCCGGGATATACTCCTGAGGCCGCGGCAGAAGGGCCCTCCGGTAAACTATTTTGTCTACCCCTACGTGGAGGTTGACGGGAAGCCCTTCAGGGGCCCGATCGAGAAGCGATTCAGTTTTCGCGATGTTCAGTCCCGCTGAGTGGCGATTTGTAACGGCTTGGGGCACACCCGGAAGGATGCAACATGCAAGATCAACTAATCTCTGGTTCCGCGATCGATCTTTCCTCAGCGTTGCAAGAGGCCCGCGAGCGGACGCTCGAGCTGATCTCCGATTTGACGGACGAGCAGATGATTGGGCCGCGGCTGGACATAGTCAACCCGCTTCGCTGGGAGATTGGTCATGTCGCATGGTTTCAGGAACGCTGGATTTTGCGGCATTTCCGGAAGCGGGCTCCCGTCAACCCGCAGGGCGACCAACTGTACGACTCCGCCCGCGTCGCGCACGACACGCGATGGGACCTGCCGCTGCCGACGAAGGCCCATGTAATCGCCTACGTCCAGGAAATTCTGCGGCGTATCCAGGAAGCGCCCCTTGCGAGCGATGCCGCCAAGGAAGTAGATGGGTATGACGAAGCCTACTATTTCCGCCTGGCGCTTTTTCATGAGTATATGCACGACGAAGCGTTCACATATACCCGGCAGACGCTGGGCTACCCCAGCCCAAAGATTGGAATCAGCGAGAGCTGTGACATCCGTCAAGCCTTCCAGGCGCGCTCGACCGACGAGCAGGAGCGCAACGGGCGCGCTCTCCAACCGGTCTCTGACGCTGAAATTCCGGGCGGTACTTTTATGGTGGGCAGCGCTCCCGACTCGAACTTTGTGTTTGACAACGAGCAATGGGCGCACCCTGTTGTCGTAAGGCCCTTTCGCATGGCGCGATTTGCAGTCACCCAGTCCCAGTTTTGTGATTTTGTCGAGGAGGGTGGCTACGAGCGCCGCGAGCTGTGGACGCCGGAAGGCTGGAAATGGCGCGAGAGTTCCGCAGCCTGCCATCCCGTCTACTGGCGAAGGGAAATTCCGGTACGATGGATGCGGCGCCACTTTGATGAATGGGTCCCGCTCGAAGACCGCTTGCCTGTCATTCATGTTAATTGGTACGAAGCAGACGCCTACTGCCGCTGGGCCGGACGCCGTCTGCCCACAGAGGCAGAGTGGGAAATGGCGGCGAGCGCCGAGCCCGCCTCCGGTGGAGGCATCCGGCAATTTAAGCGAACTTTCCCCTGGGGTGGCGAGCCGCCGAACCCCGGCCGCGCCAATCTCGAATGGCGCGCCATGGGTTGCATCGAAGTGGATGCGCTGCCGGGGGGCGACAGCGCCTTTGGCTGCCGGCAGATGATCGGGAACGTGTGGGAGTGGACGGCTACAGATTTCGGACCCTATCCCGGCTTTTCACCCGGCCCCTACAAGGAATATTCCGAGCCGTGGTTTGGCGATCATAAAGTGCTGCGCGGCGGTTGCTGGACCACGCGTCCGGGATTGATCCGGAACAGCTATCGCAACTTTTACCAGCCGCATCGCCGAGATGTCTGGGCCGGTTTTCGCACCTGCGCCGTGTAGAAGGTTGCTGAAGTGCGAGTGGTGGCCGCCGAGCGATCCGAATCACCTGCTTGTTTGCATTCAAAGAAGAGTCGATGCGGATACAAATGATTACCCCCGCGCCCCCTGGGACGCAGCACGGCAACCGTGTCACTGCCCTTCGCTGGGCGGGTATCTTGCGCGAACTCGGTCACCGCGTCAGAATCGCGCAGACTTACGAGGGCGAGCCTGTTGATCTGCTGGTGGCCTTGCACGCCAAGCGGAGTTATCCCGCCATCCGAGGCTTTAACCGCCTTTATCCCGACCGGCCGCTCATCGTCGCTTTAACAGGTACTGATGTTTACCGTGACTTGCGGAAGAGCCGCCGTGCCCAAATTTCCCTGGAGATTGCCACGCGCCTGGTTGTGCTTCAGCCCAAGGCGCTTGACGAGATTCACTCCCGCCTGGGCCAGAAAGCCCGCGTGATTTTCCAATCGGCCCGCCCCGCGTCCCGCAAATTCTCTCAGCACCTCCGCGAAACAAATGACCGCAGCTTCCGCGTGTGTGTCATCGGCCACTTGCGGCCGGTCAAGGACCCTTTTCGCGCAGCGCTGGCCGCCCGGCTGCTACCGCCGCACTCCCGCATTCGCATCCTGCATTTTGGCGCGGCCCTGAGTCCGGGGATGGCGAGCTTCGCGCGCGCCGAAATGGACCGGAACACTCGTTATCGCTGGCAGGGCGAGCGGCCCAGGATGAGCATCCAGCCGATTCTTGCCAGAAGCGCGTTGTGCGTTCTCTCTTCAAAACTGGAAGGCGGAGCCAACGTGCTCTCAGACGCCATCGTCAACCGCGTGCCCGTCCTCGCTTCCAGGATTCCGGGTTCCGTTGGCATCCTGGGAGAGGACTACCCGGGATACTTCCGCGTGGGCGACACCGAACACTTGGCGAAGCTTCTCGAACGCGCGGAAAACGATTCTGCCTTCCTTCGGCTGCTGCGCTCGCGCTGCGCTCGATGCCTTCCGCTCTTTCAACCTGCCCGCGAGAAAGCCGCATGGAGAAAGCTCCTGAATGGATTGCGTTTTCCCGAACGCCCGCGCCGTTCCACGGGCCGATGCAGGTAGCGGTCCTCAGAATTGGAGTTCCACGCTACCTGGATATCTGGGTAGGCACTTTCAGACCGCTGCCGGGCCTCAGGTAATTTTGCGGGCAGGATGTGGGGCAAGTTGCCTGTAGGTCTCTTCAAAAACCTTCAACGCCGCATCGTCATAGAGCACAAAGTAGATTTTTTCCAGGCTGCTGTGCGACTTCAGGTGCTCAAACACTTCACCGATCATGATGCGTGCGCAATCCTGCATCGGGAAGCCGGCAATCCCGGTCCCGACGGCCGGGAAGGCAATTGTCTTCAGTCCCTTTTCTTCGGCGCGAAGCAGACTGTTACGCGTTGAGATCCGCAGGTTTCCAGCGGTGGTCTCTTCGCCCATCTCCATACTGGCCGCATGGATCACGTAGTGGGCCTTCAGGTTGCCCGCCGTAGTCACGGCAGCTTCGCCCAGGCGGATGGAGCCGATGCGGTCGCATTCTTCCTGGATTCGCGGGCCGCCTTTTGTCCGGATGGCGCCCGCAACTCCGCCTCCGAGGATCAGTTCGTTGTTGGCCGCGTTGACAATCGCGTCAACTTCAAGCTCCGTGATATCACCCTTCATGAAATAGATCCTGGCTGGCATATTTCCTCGGGGTCTTTTAGTTAAAGCAAAGGATAGCTGAGATGGCGGCGTGGAGCCAGTCTTTCAAGCCCGCTCCTGACGATAAGCCTTTCGCCACTCGCATTGTGATCCTGATCTCGCTAATCGAGCCACCGTTTGAGTTCGCTGAAATAGCCAAGCTTCTGGGAACGTGAAAGGCTTCCATTGCGTCCGCTGGTTGAGGGCAGGACGTAAATCCGCGAGCTTCCAAAAACGGAGCGCTGCGCACCCAGTTCAGCCTTGCTTCCCTGGAACCACTCAAACCCGGTCTTGCCATTAAACGCTATGGCTGCTGGAGCGGCCTGCAGCAGTTTTGATCTGAGTGCGGGCAGGCCGTGGCAAAGGTCTGCTTTGCTCAAGCCGCTGATGGAGTTGGACCATCGTTTAACGATATCCGTCAAGCCGAAGCCAAATTCGAGTATGCGGTGGTCATCCTCGGGCTTCAGATGCACGGGCGTGAGGCCTGACTCAAAAAGAAAATTCCAGAACTGGTTGCCCCGGCCCGCGTAATAGTGTCCGATCCTGGCCGAGCGCTCGCCGGGATTAAACCCGACGAACACGAGCCTTAACCCGGGACGAAGATAGTCTGGCAAATCGGGATACACGGTCGGTCAGCTTCCGCTCTGGCGCTGGAGACTTCTACAAATGGCTATCGGGATGAGGTCTTCTCCGCCGCGCATTCCCGGCACCTCGCTACAAAATCCTGAAAAATCCTCAGTTGCTCAGGATGTTCACCAATCATCTCCTCAGGGTGCCATTGGACGGCCAGAAAGAAGGGGTATTCCTCCGCCAGTTCGACAGCCTCGTACAGTTCGTCCTCCGAATGCGCCGTGACCTTCAGTCCCCTGCCCAGATGCCTGATCGCCTGGTGATGAAGGCTGTTCACTCTGCACATGCCCGTAAAGAAACCGTGCAGGACCGAGTCCGGCTCCGTCACGGTGACGGAATGAGCGGTCGCGCTGCGGCTGCCCTGCTGCTTGTGATCAATTTCGAGCGCCGTTTCGCTTTTCAAGTCCTGGTAAAGCGTTCCGCCAAACTGCACGTTGATTAATTGGATCCCCCGGCAGATCCCCAGAATGGGAAGCCGTGATCGGAGCATTTTTTGGAGCAGGGCTATTTCAAAATCGTCGCGGGCGCGATTGATCTTCACGCTGTCGTATTTCACCCGCTCACCGTAAAGTTCTGGATCAACATCCTCCCCACCAGCCAGGAGTACCCCGTCAAAGTCACCTGAGGATGGAAGCCCGTTCCCGGAGGACATTATCATCTGGATTTCGTCGGGCTGGGCCCCGGCGGCCACCAGGGCCTTAAAATAAGGCGACTCCTGCCCTTTGGCTTTCTCTTTTTCCGGTATCGAAATTGCGATTTTCATTTTCTTAAAACCCGCCTCGTCCGGCATGCGGCTTCGCCTGCCGGCGTCTCCCCCGGCAGGTACTATTTTCCCTTGACAGGGCGCAGCGTTTCAAGTAGAAACATAATTATGCGTATGCTGCATAAATATTCCTGTCGGGCGAACCCGTGAAGGCGATAGCCGAGGCCGAAATCGTCAGCACCCCAGGCAAACACGAGGGCTCATCCACGACCGTCCGCGTAGCTGTTGCGGGCGCTACCGGTTATGCGGGGCTTGAGCTTCTGCGCCTGCTGGGCCGCCATCACCATGCGCGGGTTACCCGGCTGATGTCTTCCGGACGGGACGGCAAAAAAGAGTTTCCTATAGAAGACTCTCACCCCTCCCTGCGGGGAAAATTCCCGGTTCCCTGCCAGCCGCTTTCTGTGGAAGCCTTGCCGCCTTCGGAAGTAGACCTGGTTTTTCTGGCCACTCCGCACCACACGGCCCTGGAAATCACGCCCCAGTTGCTGGAACGCAATCTGCGCGTGATTGACCTGAGCGCTGCCTTCCGGCTGAAGGACGCGTCGGTTTATCCGCGCTGGTACGGGTTTGAGCACAGCGCCCATGAAGAATTGGTAAAAGCCGTTTACGGCCTGACGGAGCTGAACTCTGCGAGTATCGCAAAGGCGCGCCTGGTTGCCAATCCAGGCTGCTACGCCACGTCGGTGATTCTGGCGCTCGCGCCCGTCATGAAGCGGAGCTGGATTGACGCGAAGGCAGGCGTGATTTCCGATTCCAAGTCCGGCGCCAGCGGAGCGGGCCGGGG
Encoded here:
- a CDS encoding Gfo/Idh/MocA family oxidoreductase, translating into MSGTEKEIKRNSFKTAVDSTAGLAVPAGITFITRPDRVFGANDRVRVGVCGIRGQGFEHVKEYSRLANAQVAAVCDVDENIIAGRLSDMDKMALRRPATYIDARKLMEDKSIDAISIAAPNHWHSLLAIWGCQAGKDVYVEKPCSHNWWDGHQLVKAAQKYNRIVQHGTNSRSEEAIIEEVQKLRDGLIGEVYLARGLCYNWRDTIGHTAVEPVPAGVHYDLWTGPAPLHDFTRNHFHYNWHWFWDYGNGDIGNQGIHQMDVARWGLGVGFPNKVSAIGGHFMFRDDQQTPNTLSSVFEFDMPDGKRKMLEFEVRHWITNHEADIGTPGFGVEIPGFIGPPRKEPRRPRGPFGTVGNIFYGSKGYTASDNESFASYRSWLGPAHEPGPGASQGGNNWGNFIDCVRSRKKEDLNAPIEEGHISCTLVHLANASYRLGRTLNFDPVKQEVIGDEEADHMLRGHYREPFVVREEV
- a CDS encoding thiamine pyrophosphate-binding protein, producing the protein MEDNFNSEKSQQGAETNSPEGSASVAEASTSTVEGSGGELVVAQARAAGVEYVFANPGSFESGLYDALTDVPSMRVILGLHEGIVLSMADGYHRVTGKPGFVNVHAVVGSAQMMGQLYNAHWDGSALVVTAGLLDSETGSDEVQLAAPPGFSQKEIVRPFTKMCWEVREPALLPLMVRRAFKEATTEPRGPVYLAMKDAALESRGTRAQVLPAERFLLKACTRPSKASVEQAARWLVESSQPLLVIGDDVWKAGAQMDLLKLSEELGLPVADQVTAQAEIVAKGLAMDSPFRAFHSFPVRHPHYLGNFRASSDWVKRGVDLMVSIGCRDFGDRAVLQTNDVPAGVRVVRIGMNTAAMGRNYPTDLALVGDIKESLRELLEDARSLLASENRNAIADGRSAEISAFTAEAAQQDRAARQENFGQRPIHPDELSQILADSLDADAIVVCENTTAPYGPFAFGFRENEQVFIGTAGASLGWGVGAATGAKLGTPSRQVVCFIGDGAVMYSASGFWTQARYNIPVLTVVANNHNYQTVRLVYDGYKGRMAAEGHYAATYLGEPDIDFVALAGSQGVSGVRVDHAHQLKPALERGKAVTRKGKPYLIEVVTARSGPGAESVWHGGVSSS
- a CDS encoding APC family permease, whose amino-acid sequence is MPNGATPTEAGQLRLRRVLTLWDLVFYGLVLIQPTAPIPLFGVAQKLSNGHTVTTILIAMFAMMITAFSYGRMAAVYPSAGSAYTYVGKALNPHLGFLIGWAMLLDYILQPLLNSIWIAVAIHSRYLPQMPYAVAAFLVVAFMTALNLRGIRTSAGANKILLVCMCTVIAVFLVLAVWYLYSGGGWGGLFSTQPFYNPQTFNGHQIWMATSFAALTYIGFDGITTLSEDVENPKRNVLLATVLVCLFTGIFAGIEVYLGQRIWPNWHTFPNLETAFMDVCQRVGGMPLFQAMGAILVLAALGSGLTGGLGAARLLFGMGRDGVLPRKFFGHLHPNTSTPTYNILLIGLVAFVGAVSLNYVGNAYEHAAELLNFGAFLAFMGVNLSTFWHFSIVLRSGRRRILGDAILPLIGFVFCALIWWNLNILAKAVGGIWFAIGITYIVYSTKGFRLKPRMIDFSET
- the nifS gene encoding cysteine desulfurase NifS; the encoded protein is MRRVYLDNNATTAVAPEVLEAMKPYFLVDYGNASSIHLRGQRARSAVEASREQLARLLNARPSEIVFTSGGTESDNQSLFGIVRASRSEAKHVITTTIEHSAVLHTAKELEKRGVRVTYIPVGSGGVVDPADVEKAIRPETVLISAMHANNEIGTIQPLEEIGRIAREHDIHFHTDAVQSVGKIPVDVERLGVDLLSLSAHKLNGPKGVGALYVRKGTILRPLMYGGHHERDRRPGTENVPGIVGLGKAAELAGRHLADGMRSVGRLRDRLEERILSCVPLATVSGDTTRRLPTTSNISFDYIEGEGFVIAMDLKGVECSTGAACSSGSVEPSHVLTAIGRKPEQARSSIRFSLGRFNTSEDVDYALEVLPGVVEQLRSLSPHYKKDAISAQA